TTAGTGTTTTCAGGGCTTACTTTTTACAACACTAATTGTTTACCCACACATAATTCCTTAATTAAAACAAATTCCTATGTCTGACATTTTTAAAAAAATCATTCTGCTTGGACGACCTGCATCAGGTAAATCCGAAACAATGGCTTATCTTAAGAACACTTCACCTGAAGAACGTATAAAAAGATTTCACGTCGGTAAAATATTAGAGCTTGACGACTTCCCTATTCTATGGGAATGGTTCGAGCAAGACCACATCCTCGAGAATAAATTAGGCAAGCCAAGAATGATGTCAACTCCAGATAACGATTTTATACACGAGCATCAATGGCATTTACTGATTGAAAAAATTTCAATGAACTATGATAAACTCTTAAGAGATAATCCGAATCTTCACGATGATACAACAGTATTAATAGAATTCTCCCGCGGCACACAGCACGGCGGATACAAAGAAGCATTCAAACATTTATCGGAAAATATTTTAAAAGACGCAGTGCTTGTTTACATAAATGTTCCCTATGAAGAATCATTAAGAAAGAACAGAAAAAGATTTAATCCCGATAAACCTGACAGCATATTAGAGCACGGACTTCCTGATGCTAAGCTTGAACAGCTTTACAAAGTTGTTGACTGGGAAGAAGTATCTAAAGGATTTACGACTCATATAAAAATCAACAACGTAGATGTTCCTTTCATGGTCTTTGAGAACATGCCTTCTAAAACAGATGACAGAGAACTTCTTGGACCCGAGCTCGACAGAATTTTCACAGCTCTCTGGAAGGAATATAAAAAATAATTTCATAGCATTTATTATTTGTTATAGAGTAAACACAAATAGAACTTCTCACTATTGTGCAAAATAATTTACCCGAAGAAATAACCGAATCTCTACATAAGCTTGAGCTTGCAGAGGGAGCTGAGAAAATTGATATTCTCAACTCCCTTGCTCATTATTATTTAGATAAAGACAGTTCCAGATCAATTCAATATTCCGAATCAGCTTCGCAGCATTCCAATTCAATAAAAGATGACGGAAGAATGGCAAACAGCATTCTTCTGCAGGGAGTAAGCCGTTTTCTTTCCAACGATATCATCACAGCGCTTGAACTCTTTTCAACGGCATCTATAATCTTTGAAAAAGCCGGAGACACAGAAAAACATTCTGAAGTGCTTTTAAGAATTGGCAGATGCCAGACATTCTTAGGTGATAATAACGGTGCGATGGAAACGCAGCTCAAAGCTTTGAAGCTTTCGCAGAGTATAAGCAGCATAAAATTGGAAAGCTGGGCTTATATGGAGCTTGGTCTTTCGTGCTGGTCGAACAAGGATAATAAGCTTGCTCTTGAGTACATGAATAAATCTTACGAACTAAGAAATAAGCATGAAGATAAAAGAGACCTTGCGGCAATTACAGGAAATCTTGGCAATGTTTATATTAGCTTAAACGATTATAAAACTGCTTACTATTATTTTGAAAAATGTCTCGGAATTTTTAAAGAACTTGATGACCATGAAGGCATGGGCAGAGCATACATCAATATGGGAATCTGTCTCTGGGGTCTTGAAAAATTTGATGATGCACTTGAGTTAGTCAATGAAAACCTCAGCTTGTTTTATGACCTCGATAACAAAGAAGTAATCACAGAAGCTTATTCCACATTAGGTTCTATCTATACAGATAAAAATGATTTTGCAAAAGCACAGGTATACTTAGATAAAGCGCTTAATACTGCCAAAGAATATCATCTTAATTATAAGTTTGAAAATCTCTATGAAGGCAAATCCCGCTGCGCATATTTAAGCGGCGATTACAAAACTGCATACGATTTTTCGCTCAAACATCACGAAGCATCTAATAAAAGAATCCAGCATGCATCAGAAGTAAAAGCAAAATATCTGACAACGATGCATGAAGTTGATTCACTTAGAAGTGAATCTGAAATTCTCTCTGCAAAAAATTCAGAGCTCAGCGAGTTAAACGAAGCGCTGAAATCCAAGAGTTTAGAAGTTGAAAGAGTAAACACTATTAACACAAAACTCCTTTCAATTCTTGCCCACGATTTAAAAAATCCGTTGTGGACTATTCAACAGGTTGCTGAAATACAAATTGCAGAGCCATTGCCTCCCGAAGATGTTGTTGAAGTTTTCCGTGAGTTAAAAAGCAGCGCTAATGCATCACTAAGCATGCTCGATGAAGTTCTTCAATGGGGAACATTACAGGTTGAGGGGAAAAACGCTGCTTCATTTTCTGATTTTAATTTTTATGAACTTATAGAAAAGCAAAAGGAAGATTACAAGCTTTTGCTGAAATCAAAGAATAACAGAATAGAAAATCTTGTAAGCGAAAATTTTACTTTCAAAGCTGATATAAATATGATAAGATTTATTATCAGAAATCTTATCATGAATGCAAACAAATTTATGCATAACGGAGTTATTTCTATTAGTGCTTCGGATAACAAAGAGCATACGCGAATAACTGTTTCCGATACAGGAATCGGAATGAAGCCTTCGCAGGTTGAAAGGCTTTTCGACTGGGATAAAAGGCAAAGTACAGACGGTACTTCCGGGGAAAAAGGCACCGGACTCGGTCTTCTTATCTGCAATGAGTTTGTACAAAATCATCGCGGTGAAATAAAAGTTGAAAGCGAACCGGGCAAAGGCAGCAGTTTTCATTTTACTATTTCAAAATATTTATAAAGAAATAGAATTTCATTTATGGATAATATTAATGATGTATCGGACCTGTTAAACCAACTTGAAAATACTGAAGGAACCGAAAAAATTGATGTACTCAACAAATTAGCTGTAAGTCATTTCAATATAGATGTTATTAAAGCTGTCAACTTTTCTTTCCAGGCAAAAACACTTTCCGAAGAGCTGAATGATAAAGAAAGACTGGCAAAAAGTTTACTGCTTCTCGGCAAAGGCTATTACAGAATTCCTGACTTTCTCTCTGCAATAGACCACCTTTCCACTTCAGCATTTATAGCAGAAGAAATTGAAAATATTCCCGCACAGATAGAAGCGTTAACTGCTCTTGGAATGTCACTGAACTTTGCAGGTGATTTTTCCCGCGCATTGGATTCACAATACAAAGCTCTCAACCTTTGTGTTCAAACAGCAAATAAAAGCGGCGAAAGCGAGTGTCTCATGCAAATAGGTCTCTCATATCTAGGTAACAAAGAGAACGATATGGCTCTCGAATTTCTTAACAAAGCCCTTCAGATAAGACTTAAATCCGGTACTAAAATGGAGCTGGCATCTGTGCTTGGCAATCTCGGCAATATACATATCAATCTTGAAAAACATGAAAAAGCACTGGAGTATTTTGAACAATGCAAGGCGCTTTTTGAAGAGCTGGGAAACAAAGTGCAAACAGGCAGAGCGTATATGAATATGGGCATCAGCTACGGAGCATTGGGCAGATACGAAGAAGCAGTTGATTATGTTAACACGGGTTTAAAAGCTTTTCTTCTTGTAAGTGATAAAGAACCCGTTTGTAAATGCATATATACTTTAGGTTATATTTTTGCCGAACAAAAAAATTATGAGAAAGCCATTCAATATTATGATGAAGCAATTATCATAGGAGAAGAATACAAATTGATTCATACACTTGAACATATTTACGGCGCAAAATCAGATGCTGCTGCAAAACTTGAAGATTATAAAACTGCTTACGAATATTACATTAAAAGCCATAGTATGGTTGAAGACAGACTTAAGAAGACTTCTGATTTTAAAACCCGTTATCTTAATGTTGCACACAAAGTCGATAAGCTGCAGGAAGAATCTGCAATTCTTTCAGAAAGAAATGCAAAGCTAAAAGAACTTAACGACAGACTTACTTTGCTCAACAATGAAAAAAGTGAATTCCTTGGAATAGCTGCGCACGATTTAAAAAATCCATTAAGCTCTATTTCACTTTCAGCATCAACATTAAAAAAATATCTAGATACTCTTCCGCATGAAAAAATCATAAGCCATCTTGAACGCATCGAGAATACATCGACTAAAATGAAGAACATTGTAACAAACCTGATTAACATGAACATCATAGAAACCGGTGAATACAAAATAAAAAAAGAAGAACTCAATTTATCAGCGCTTATCAGTTACATAATAGATGATTTCCAGCACAGAGCTGTTGAAAAAAATATTCAGATTATTTTCAATGAACCCAAAGAAATAAAAATTACAACCGATGAAAATGCTATATATAGTATTTTAGATAATCTGATATCAAATGCAATAAAGTACTCGCATCCGAATTCTTCCGTCTATCTCAATCTGGAAAAAAAAGATAATATTATTATTAAGATAAAAGATAATGGACTCGGAATACAGGAGTCCGAAAAAGATAAAGTATTCCAGAAATTCTCACGTATATCCAATAAACCCACAGGAGGAGAGAACTCAACAGGTTTGGGTTTATCCATAGTGAAAAAACTGACCGAACTCATCGGAGGCAATATAAACTTCGA
The genomic region above belongs to Bacteroidota bacterium and contains:
- a CDS encoding tetratricopeptide repeat-containing sensor histidine kinase translates to MQNNLPEEITESLHKLELAEGAEKIDILNSLAHYYLDKDSSRSIQYSESASQHSNSIKDDGRMANSILLQGVSRFLSNDIITALELFSTASIIFEKAGDTEKHSEVLLRIGRCQTFLGDNNGAMETQLKALKLSQSISSIKLESWAYMELGLSCWSNKDNKLALEYMNKSYELRNKHEDKRDLAAITGNLGNVYISLNDYKTAYYYFEKCLGIFKELDDHEGMGRAYINMGICLWGLEKFDDALELVNENLSLFYDLDNKEVITEAYSTLGSIYTDKNDFAKAQVYLDKALNTAKEYHLNYKFENLYEGKSRCAYLSGDYKTAYDFSLKHHEASNKRIQHASEVKAKYLTTMHEVDSLRSESEILSAKNSELSELNEALKSKSLEVERVNTINTKLLSILAHDLKNPLWTIQQVAEIQIAEPLPPEDVVEVFRELKSSANASLSMLDEVLQWGTLQVEGKNAASFSDFNFYELIEKQKEDYKLLLKSKNNRIENLVSENFTFKADINMIRFIIRNLIMNANKFMHNGVISISASDNKEHTRITVSDTGIGMKPSQVERLFDWDKRQSTDGTSGEKGTGLGLLICNEFVQNHRGEIKVESEPGKGSSFHFTISKYL
- a CDS encoding tetratricopeptide repeat protein: MDNINDVSDLLNQLENTEGTEKIDVLNKLAVSHFNIDVIKAVNFSFQAKTLSEELNDKERLAKSLLLLGKGYYRIPDFLSAIDHLSTSAFIAEEIENIPAQIEALTALGMSLNFAGDFSRALDSQYKALNLCVQTANKSGESECLMQIGLSYLGNKENDMALEFLNKALQIRLKSGTKMELASVLGNLGNIHINLEKHEKALEYFEQCKALFEELGNKVQTGRAYMNMGISYGALGRYEEAVDYVNTGLKAFLLVSDKEPVCKCIYTLGYIFAEQKNYEKAIQYYDEAIIIGEEYKLIHTLEHIYGAKSDAAAKLEDYKTAYEYYIKSHSMVEDRLKKTSDFKTRYLNVAHKVDKLQEESAILSERNAKLKELNDRLTLLNNEKSEFLGIAAHDLKNPLSSISLSASTLKKYLDTLPHEKIISHLERIENTSTKMKNIVTNLINMNIIETGEYKIKKEELNLSALISYIIDDFQHRAVEKNIQIIFNEPKEIKITTDENAIYSILDNLISNAIKYSHPNSSVYLNLEKKDNIIIKIKDNGLGIQESEKDKVFQKFSRISNKPTGGENSTGLGLSIVKKLTELIGGNINFESEYGKGTTFTLELPR